A genomic segment from Andrena cerasifolii isolate SP2316 chromosome 7, iyAndCera1_principal, whole genome shotgun sequence encodes:
- the Eaat2 gene encoding excitatory amino acid transporter 2 isoform X3, whose amino-acid sequence MEEKSSARFSEYLFAKMDGQDVSASQGPRKVTADTRKFLRENLLLVVTLSGVLFGVTLGFGLRPLGLGDDAVMLISYPGELFMRLLKLMILPLVIASLISGSASLNARMNGMIAVRTLVYFILSSLLNAVLGVVLVLLIHPGNPGIRKSMTTSHNGRAVNILDSLLDLGRNMFPDNIFQAAFQQAHTVYVPKTQPFRNLSDSMSTEVLGEEEMMRVTQYRSGTNTLGIVFFCLVFGTFLGTLGEKGQIVIDFFKAVFEVIMRMVSTVMWMTPVGITSVIAGKILGVSDLALVMSQLAWFIVTIVIGVFFYQLVIMQLIYLAFVRKNPFKFYAGLAQGTLTAFAMASTAAALPVTFRLMTDKLRVDPRVTRFVLPIGCNINMDGTALFVAVASIFIAQMHGIVLGFGEIITVILTSTAASVSSASVPSAALVLLLVVLSAIDAPVYNVSLLFTIDWFVDRIRTTNNMLGDCYAAAVVEQLSKKELMALDAAAYQSETVLPTTIANGCISANRVPDPDTIVVEMQDDTRIAGIANISVLQIPRSVTEETV is encoded by the exons ATGGAGGAGAAGTCCTCGGCTCGCTTCTCCGAGTACCTGTTCGCCAAGATGGACGGGCAGGACGTCTCGGCCTCTCAGGGTCCCCGCAAGGTGACCGCCGACACCAGGAAGTTCCTGCGAGAGAACCTCCTTCTCGTAGTCACCCTTTCAGGCGTCCTCTTCGGCGTGACACTCG GGTTCGGCTTGCGACCCTTGGGCCTCGGCGATGACGCAGTTATGTTAATCAGTTATCCTGGAGAGCTCTTCATGAGGCTGTTGAAGTTAATGATCTTACCGCTGGTGATCGCCAGCCTTATATCGG GATCGGCAAGCCTGAACGCAAGAATGAACGGAATGATCGCCGTCCGCACTTTGGTCTACTTCATACTCTCGTCCTTGCTGAATGCTGTCCTTGGCGTTGTCCTGGTTCTCCTCATTCATCCGGGCAATCCTGGAATAAGAAAATCGATGACAACCTCGCACAACGGACGAGCTGTCAACATCTTGGACAGCCTTTTAGATTTGGGAAG GAACATGTTTCCGGACAATATTTTCCAAGCAGCGTTCCAGCAG GCACACACTGTATACGTTCCGAAAACGCAGCCCTTTCGAAACCTCTCCGACTCGATGTCCACGGAAGTCCTCGGCGAGGAGGAGATGATGAGAGTGACTCAATACCGGAGCGGCACGAACACTTTGGGCATAGTGTTCTTCTGCCTGGTGTTTGGCACGTTCTTAGGTACGCTCGGGGAGAAGGGCCAAATCGTGATCGACTTCTTCAAGGCTGTTTTCGAAGTCATCATGCGCATGGTGTCGACAGTGATGTG GATGACACCGGTGGGCATCACCTCCGTAATAGCTGGAAAAATACTCGGCGTATCCGATCTGGCGCTGGTGATGTCGCAGCTCGCCTGGTTCATCGTCACGATCGTGATCGGTGTGTTTTTCTATCAGCTGGTGATCATGCAGCTGATCTACCTGGCGTTCGTGAGAAAGAACCCTTTTAAATTCTACGCCGGCCTCGCCCAGGGTACTCTCACCGCCTTCGCCATGGCATCAAC GGCTGCTGCGCTCCCGGTCACGTTCCGCCTGATGACGGACAAGCTCAGAGTCGATCCCCGAGTGACCAGGTTCGTTCTGCCGATCGGCTGCAACATTAACATGGACGGCACGGCTCTGTTCGTCGCCGTGGCCAGCATATTCATCGCGCAGATGCACGGTATCGTTCTCGGCTTCGGCGAGATTATAACTGTCAT TTTAACGTCCACGGCCGCCTCCGTGTCGTCGGCTTCAGTTCCAAGCGCCGCCCTCGTTCTACTTCTTGTCGTCTTAAGCGCCATCGACGCCCCCGTTTACAACGTCTCGTTGTTATTCACCATCGACTGGTTCGT GGACCGCATACGCACCACCAACAACATGCTGGGAGATTGTTACGCGGCTGCGGTAGTCGAGCAGCTGTCGAAGAAGGAACTGATGGCTCTGGACGCGGCAGCCTATCAG TCGGAGACCGTTCTGCCGACGACCATCGCAAACGGATGCATCTCCGCCAACAGAGTACCTGATCCTGACACCATCGTAGTCGAGATGCAGGACGACACGAGGATAGCCGGCATCGCCAA
- the Eaat2 gene encoding excitatory amino acid transporter 2 isoform X1, with protein sequence MEEKSSARFSEYLFAKMDGQDVSASQGPRKVTADTRKFLRENLLLVVTLSGVLFGVTLGFGLRPLGLGDDAVMLISYPGELFMRLLKLMILPLVIASLISGSASLNARMNGMIAVRTLVYFILSSLLNAVLGVVLVLLIHPGNPGIRKSMTTSHNGRAVNILDSLLDLGRNMFPDNIFQAAFQQAHTVYVPKTQPFRNLSDSMSTEVLGEEEMMRVTQYRSGTNTLGIVFFCLVFGTFLGTLGEKGQIVIDFFKAVFEVIMRMVSTVMWMTPVGITSVIAGKILGVSDLALVMSQLAWFIVTIVIGVFFYQLVIMQLIYLAFVRKNPFKFYAGLAQGTLTAFAMASTAAALPVTFRLMTDKLRVDPRVTRFVLPIGCNINMDGTALFVAVASIFIAQMHGIVLGFGEIITVILTSTAASVSSASVPSAALVLLLVVLSAIDAPVYNVSLLFTIDWFVDRIRTTNNMLGDCYAAAVVEQLSKKELMALDAAAYQSETVLPTTIANGCISANRVPDPDTIVVEMQDDTRIAGIAK encoded by the exons ATGGAGGAGAAGTCCTCGGCTCGCTTCTCCGAGTACCTGTTCGCCAAGATGGACGGGCAGGACGTCTCGGCCTCTCAGGGTCCCCGCAAGGTGACCGCCGACACCAGGAAGTTCCTGCGAGAGAACCTCCTTCTCGTAGTCACCCTTTCAGGCGTCCTCTTCGGCGTGACACTCG GGTTCGGCTTGCGACCCTTGGGCCTCGGCGATGACGCAGTTATGTTAATCAGTTATCCTGGAGAGCTCTTCATGAGGCTGTTGAAGTTAATGATCTTACCGCTGGTGATCGCCAGCCTTATATCGG GATCGGCAAGCCTGAACGCAAGAATGAACGGAATGATCGCCGTCCGCACTTTGGTCTACTTCATACTCTCGTCCTTGCTGAATGCTGTCCTTGGCGTTGTCCTGGTTCTCCTCATTCATCCGGGCAATCCTGGAATAAGAAAATCGATGACAACCTCGCACAACGGACGAGCTGTCAACATCTTGGACAGCCTTTTAGATTTGGGAAG GAACATGTTTCCGGACAATATTTTCCAAGCAGCGTTCCAGCAG GCACACACTGTATACGTTCCGAAAACGCAGCCCTTTCGAAACCTCTCCGACTCGATGTCCACGGAAGTCCTCGGCGAGGAGGAGATGATGAGAGTGACTCAATACCGGAGCGGCACGAACACTTTGGGCATAGTGTTCTTCTGCCTGGTGTTTGGCACGTTCTTAGGTACGCTCGGGGAGAAGGGCCAAATCGTGATCGACTTCTTCAAGGCTGTTTTCGAAGTCATCATGCGCATGGTGTCGACAGTGATGTG GATGACACCGGTGGGCATCACCTCCGTAATAGCTGGAAAAATACTCGGCGTATCCGATCTGGCGCTGGTGATGTCGCAGCTCGCCTGGTTCATCGTCACGATCGTGATCGGTGTGTTTTTCTATCAGCTGGTGATCATGCAGCTGATCTACCTGGCGTTCGTGAGAAAGAACCCTTTTAAATTCTACGCCGGCCTCGCCCAGGGTACTCTCACCGCCTTCGCCATGGCATCAAC GGCTGCTGCGCTCCCGGTCACGTTCCGCCTGATGACGGACAAGCTCAGAGTCGATCCCCGAGTGACCAGGTTCGTTCTGCCGATCGGCTGCAACATTAACATGGACGGCACGGCTCTGTTCGTCGCCGTGGCCAGCATATTCATCGCGCAGATGCACGGTATCGTTCTCGGCTTCGGCGAGATTATAACTGTCAT TTTAACGTCCACGGCCGCCTCCGTGTCGTCGGCTTCAGTTCCAAGCGCCGCCCTCGTTCTACTTCTTGTCGTCTTAAGCGCCATCGACGCCCCCGTTTACAACGTCTCGTTGTTATTCACCATCGACTGGTTCGT GGACCGCATACGCACCACCAACAACATGCTGGGAGATTGTTACGCGGCTGCGGTAGTCGAGCAGCTGTCGAAGAAGGAACTGATGGCTCTGGACGCGGCAGCCTATCAG TCGGAGACCGTTCTGCCGACGACCATCGCAAACGGATGCATCTCCGCCAACAGAGTACCTGATCCTGACACCATCGTAGTCGAGATGCAGGACGACACGAGGATAGCCGGCATCGCCAAGTAA
- the Eaat2 gene encoding excitatory amino acid transporter 2 isoform X2, with the protein MLISYPGELFMRLLKLMILPLVIASLISGSASLNARMNGMIAVRTLVYFILSSLLNAVLGVVLVLLIHPGNPGIRKSMTTSHNGRAVNILDSLLDLGRNMFPDNIFQAAFQQAHTVYVPKTQPFRNLSDSMSTEVLGEEEMMRVTQYRSGTNTLGIVFFCLVFGTFLGTLGEKGQIVIDFFKAVFEVIMRMVSTVMWMTPVGITSVIAGKILGVSDLALVMSQLAWFIVTIVIGVFFYQLVIMQLIYLAFVRKNPFKFYAGLAQGTLTAFAMASTAAALPVTFRLMTDKLRVDPRVTRFVLPIGCNINMDGTALFVAVASIFIAQMHGIVLGFGEIITVILTSTAASVSSASVPSAALVLLLVVLSAIDAPVYNVSLLFTIDWFVDRIRTTNNMLGDCYAAAVVEQLSKKELMALDAAAYQSETVLPTTIANGCISANRVPDPDTIVVEMQDDTRIAGIANISVLQIPRSVTEETV; encoded by the exons ATGTTAATCAGTTATCCTGGAGAGCTCTTCATGAGGCTGTTGAAGTTAATGATCTTACCGCTGGTGATCGCCAGCCTTATATCGG GATCGGCAAGCCTGAACGCAAGAATGAACGGAATGATCGCCGTCCGCACTTTGGTCTACTTCATACTCTCGTCCTTGCTGAATGCTGTCCTTGGCGTTGTCCTGGTTCTCCTCATTCATCCGGGCAATCCTGGAATAAGAAAATCGATGACAACCTCGCACAACGGACGAGCTGTCAACATCTTGGACAGCCTTTTAGATTTGGGAAG GAACATGTTTCCGGACAATATTTTCCAAGCAGCGTTCCAGCAG GCACACACTGTATACGTTCCGAAAACGCAGCCCTTTCGAAACCTCTCCGACTCGATGTCCACGGAAGTCCTCGGCGAGGAGGAGATGATGAGAGTGACTCAATACCGGAGCGGCACGAACACTTTGGGCATAGTGTTCTTCTGCCTGGTGTTTGGCACGTTCTTAGGTACGCTCGGGGAGAAGGGCCAAATCGTGATCGACTTCTTCAAGGCTGTTTTCGAAGTCATCATGCGCATGGTGTCGACAGTGATGTG GATGACACCGGTGGGCATCACCTCCGTAATAGCTGGAAAAATACTCGGCGTATCCGATCTGGCGCTGGTGATGTCGCAGCTCGCCTGGTTCATCGTCACGATCGTGATCGGTGTGTTTTTCTATCAGCTGGTGATCATGCAGCTGATCTACCTGGCGTTCGTGAGAAAGAACCCTTTTAAATTCTACGCCGGCCTCGCCCAGGGTACTCTCACCGCCTTCGCCATGGCATCAAC GGCTGCTGCGCTCCCGGTCACGTTCCGCCTGATGACGGACAAGCTCAGAGTCGATCCCCGAGTGACCAGGTTCGTTCTGCCGATCGGCTGCAACATTAACATGGACGGCACGGCTCTGTTCGTCGCCGTGGCCAGCATATTCATCGCGCAGATGCACGGTATCGTTCTCGGCTTCGGCGAGATTATAACTGTCAT TTTAACGTCCACGGCCGCCTCCGTGTCGTCGGCTTCAGTTCCAAGCGCCGCCCTCGTTCTACTTCTTGTCGTCTTAAGCGCCATCGACGCCCCCGTTTACAACGTCTCGTTGTTATTCACCATCGACTGGTTCGT GGACCGCATACGCACCACCAACAACATGCTGGGAGATTGTTACGCGGCTGCGGTAGTCGAGCAGCTGTCGAAGAAGGAACTGATGGCTCTGGACGCGGCAGCCTATCAG TCGGAGACCGTTCTGCCGACGACCATCGCAAACGGATGCATCTCCGCCAACAGAGTACCTGATCCTGACACCATCGTAGTCGAGATGCAGGACGACACGAGGATAGCCGGCATCGCCAA